In Acidobacteriota bacterium, one genomic interval encodes:
- a CDS encoding DUF1015 domain-containing protein produces the protein MATVIPFRGLLYSPLRVPDLKPVVAPPYDVISAEKDEEYRRRHPHNVAHLILPRPEGEFDKYRNAARLLSQWQKDGVLVRDETPCFYVVSQRYSVKGQGERTRFGLVARVRIEDGDSKTILPHERTMDAPRADRTELLHATRMHLSQIFILYSDPEGTIGRSVEAFGERPPERWAVDDAGTEAKLWRLTDRGMIRSITEGLRDRTMWIADGHHRYEASRALRDKLRAEDRSAPGTRSYDYVMCYLTSMDSAGVTILPYHRAVRDVEGLDRAHLLKKSREFFDVKEFSFEGFDPRADQIRRKLREAARGGRNVYAAYTGPGAFQILLVKESLDRARHLESLAEPLRHLDVSVLHHLLLEKSLGLSLERQREEGGPLRYTDDIDRALAWVDAGEAQVALLLNPTAKEHLMAVAGGGLQMPQKSTYFYPKVLTGLVMNPIDPVDEVAEPAPAAHAG, from the coding sequence GTCGTCGCCCCGCCCTACGACGTCATCTCGGCTGAGAAGGACGAGGAGTACCGCCGCAGGCATCCCCACAACGTCGCGCACCTGATCCTCCCCCGCCCCGAGGGGGAGTTCGACAAGTACCGGAACGCGGCGCGGCTGCTCTCTCAATGGCAGAAGGACGGCGTGCTCGTCCGGGACGAGACGCCCTGCTTCTACGTCGTCTCGCAGAGGTACTCCGTGAAGGGGCAGGGCGAGCGCACGCGGTTCGGGCTCGTCGCGCGCGTCCGGATCGAGGACGGCGACTCGAAGACGATCCTCCCCCACGAGCGCACGATGGACGCCCCCAGGGCGGATCGCACCGAGCTGCTCCACGCGACGCGCATGCATCTCAGCCAGATCTTCATCCTCTACTCGGATCCCGAGGGGACGATCGGGCGCTCGGTCGAGGCGTTCGGAGAGCGGCCGCCGGAGCGCTGGGCCGTCGACGACGCGGGGACCGAGGCGAAGCTGTGGCGCCTCACCGATCGGGGGATGATCCGGTCGATCACGGAGGGACTGCGCGATCGGACGATGTGGATCGCCGACGGGCACCACCGCTACGAGGCCTCGCGGGCGCTCCGGGACAAGCTCCGCGCCGAGGATCGATCGGCTCCCGGAACGCGATCGTACGATTACGTCATGTGCTACCTCACGAGCATGGACTCGGCCGGCGTGACGATTCTCCCGTACCATCGCGCGGTGCGGGACGTCGAAGGGCTCGACCGGGCGCACCTCCTCAAGAAGTCGCGCGAGTTCTTCGACGTGAAGGAGTTTTCCTTCGAGGGGTTCGACCCGCGCGCGGATCAGATCCGCCGGAAGCTTCGCGAGGCGGCCCGCGGCGGGCGCAACGTCTACGCCGCCTACACCGGGCCGGGGGCGTTCCAGATCCTGCTCGTGAAGGAGTCGCTGGATCGCGCGCGCCACCTCGAGTCGCTCGCCGAGCCGCTCCGCCACCTCGACGTCTCCGTCCTCCATCACCTCCTCCTCGAGAAGTCGCTCGGCCTCTCGCTGGAGCGCCAGCGCGAGGAGGGGGGACCTCTGCGCTACACCGACGACATCGACCGCGCCCTGGCGTGGGTCGACGCCGGCGAGGCCCAGGTCGCGCTGCTCCTCAATCCCACGGCGAAGGAGCACCTGATGGCGGTCGCGGGCGGCGGGCTGCAGATGCCCCAGAAGTCGACGTACTTCTACCCGAAGGTGCTCACCGGCCTCGTCATGAACCCGATCGATCCGGTCGACGAGGTCGCAGAGCCCGCCCCGGCCGCACACGCCGGCTGA